A window from Saccharomyces cerevisiae S288C chromosome XIII, complete sequence encodes these proteins:
- the TIF34 gene encoding translation initiation factor eIF3 subunit i (eIF3i subunit of the eukaryotic translation initiation factor 3 (eIF3); subunit of the core complex of eIF3; essential for translation; stimulates rate of ribosomal scanning during translation reinitiation; eIF3 is also involved in programmed stop codon readthrough), with protein MKAIKLTGHERPLTQVKYNKEGDLLFSCSKDSSASVWYSLNGERLGTLDGHTGTIWSIDVDCFTKYCVTGSADYSIKLWDVSNGQCVATWKSPVPVKRVEFSPCGNYFLAILDNVMKNPGSINIYEIERDSATHELTKVSEEPIHKIITHEGLDAATVAGWSTKGKYIIAGHKDGKISKYDVSNNYEYVDSIDLHEKSISDMQFSPDLTYFITSSRDTNSFLVDVSTLQVLKKYETDCPLNTAVITPLKEFIILGGGQEAKDVTTTSANEGKFEARFYHKIFEEEIGRVQGHFGPLNTVAISPQGTSYASGGEDGFIRLHHFEKSYFDFKYDVEKAAEAKEHMQEAN; from the coding sequence ATGAAGGCTATCAAATTAACAGGTCATGAACGTCCATTAACTCAAGTGAAGTACAACAAAGAAGGTGATTTACTATTTTCATGTTCGAAAGATAGCTCGGCCAGTGTTTGGTATTCGTTGAACGGTGAAAGATTAGGTACTTTGGATGGTCACACCGGTACCATTTGGTCTATCGACGTCGACTGTTTCACCAAGTACTGTGTTACAGGAAGTGCTGATTACAGTATCAAATTATGGGATGTGTCAAACGGGCAATGTGTTGCTACATGGAAATCGCCTGTCCCCGTTAAAAGAGTTGAATTTTCCCCATGCGGTAACTACTTTCTAGCTATCTTGGACAACGTCATGAAAAATCCAGGTTCCATTAACATATACGAAATTGAAAGAGATTCCGCCACTCACGAATTAACAAAGGTCTCCGAAGAGCCAATCCATAAAATTATCACTCATGAAGGTTTAGACGCTGCCACCGTGGCTGGATGGTCGACTAAGGGCAAATACATCATTGCAGGCCATAAAGACGGTAAGATCAGCAAATACGATGTGTCCAACAACTACGAATACGTGGATTCCATCGATTTGCACGAAAAGTCCATCAGTGACATGCAATTTTCTCCTGATTTAACATACTTTATTACATCATCCAGAGATACTAACTCGTTCTTGGTCGATGTATCGACTCTACAAGTTCTTAAGAAATACGAAACAGACTGTCCTCTAAACACCGCCGTAATCACCCCATTGAAGGAATTCATTATTCTTGGTGGTGGTCAAGAGGCCAAGGATGTCACCACCACCAGTGCCAACGAAGGTAAGTTTGAAGCTAGGTTCTACCACAAGATCttcgaagaagaaatcgGCAGAGTACAAGGCCATTTTGGTCCCTTGAACACAGTTGCCATTAGCCCACAGGGCACAAGTTATGCCTCCGGTGGTGAAGATGGGTTCATACGTCTACACCATTTCGAAAAATCTTACTTTGATTTCAAATACGACGTGGAGAAGGCCGCCGAAGCTAAAGAGCACATGCAAGAAGCTAATTAA
- the LDO45 gene encoding Ldo45p (hypothetical protein; SWAT-GFP and mCherry fusion proteins localize to the cell periphery), translated as MAARNRRKNNKKKSLLVTSAAQEKNATYVLVAEELHKKTIDLNMGTETPLTENHENPIPAKEFKHQQKLEPIDEHDDGEDELSIKFKSMTKSSGPITEAEVQKLLLSYAFTSAAIQEDENEKESRHYPIKPPSPSASSLSAYFQSFVEKCKQVFYNFSLQTVEKLNALQNSLYEVFWIIFIYLNYWFPNVGDYVSNTFGQQDSIIIRISLSKSHFRALREKSSQKVQQAVKNIYFCFQEKPYLTAFKVSFAIGLVIPCSLLFLIMVSTATFFFFVYLTLFVVIGFFSSLFIIPLLGISFVFAIGVVSFGFCSNMSFKMAQLIYVRADAFLKKVLDKMALQTQPAQLQEPQEPLSTLRPVSNPTIPSPLRQTARPSKFVTEEDVIFEPVSAQSAIARSLETTANKAGNKFQLS; from the exons ATGGCAGCCAGGAATCGTAGAAAGaataacaagaaaaagtcCCTTTTGGTAACGAGTGCCGctcaagaaaagaatgcGACGTATGTGCTCGTTGCAGAGGAAttacataaaaaaacaatcGATCTAAACATGGGTACTGAAACACCTTTAACGGAAAACCACGAGAATCCTATACCAGCGAAAGAATTCAAGCACCAGCAAAAATTAGAGCCAATAGACGAACATGATGATGGCGAAGACGAATTATCGATAAAATTTAAGTCCATGACAAAAAGCTCGGGGCCTATTACTGAGGCTGAAGTTCAAAAGCTGCTCCTAAGCTATGCCTTCACAAGTGCTGCAATACAGGAGGACGAAAACGAGAAAGAATCGCGTCACTATCCTATTAAACCGCCTTCGCCAtcagcttcttctttgtccGCCTATTTTCAATCCTTCGTTGAAAAATGCAAACAGGTTTTCTACAACTTCAGTCTGCAAACAgtagaaaaattaaatgcTCTACAAAATAGCTTGTACGAAGTATTTTggattatttttatttatttaaacTACTGGTTCCCCAATGTGGGTGACTATGTG AGCAATACTTTTGGACAACAAGATAGCATTATTATTAGGATTTCCCTATCAAAGAGTCATTTCCGTGCACTTCGTGAAAAATCCAGTCAGAAAGTTCAGCAAGCAGTCAAGAATATCTACTTTTGTTTCCAAGAAAAGCCTTACCTGACAGCGTTCAAAGTCTCCTTTGCCATTGGACTTGTTATTCCGTGTTCcctactttttttgataatggtTTCTACCGCtacatttttcttttttgtttacttAACCCTTTTCGTAGTGATAGGTTTCTTCTCCTCATTATTCATAATACCCTTATTGGGCATTTCCTTTGTGTTTGCCATTGGCGTGGTATCATTTGGCTTCTGCAGCAACATGAGTTTCAAAATGGCCCAACTCATTTATGTCCGAGCTGACGCcttcttgaaaaaagtcCTCGACAAAATGGCCCTACAAACACAGCCGGCACAACTACAGGAACCACAGGAGCCACTTTCCACATTAAGGCCAGTATCTAATCCAACTATTCCAAGCCCATTAAGACAAACGGCGCGCCCTTCTAAATTCGTCACCGAAGAAGATGTTATTTTCGAACCTGTTAGTGCTCAAAGCGCCATTGCCCGTTCATTAGAGACTACTGCTAATAAAGCGGGTAATAAGTTCCAGCTCTCTTAA
- the LDO16 gene encoding Ldo16p (hypothetical protein with possible role in spore wall assembly; predicted to contain an N-terminal transmembrane domain; osw5 null mutant spores exhibit increased spore wall permeability and sensitivity to beta-glucanase digestion): MVSTATFFFFVYLTLFVVIGFFSSLFIIPLLGISFVFAIGVVSFGFCSNMSFKMAQLIYVRADAFLKKVLDKMALQTQPAQLQEPQEPLSTLRPVSNPTIPSPLRQTARPSKFVTEEDVIFEPVSAQSAIARSLETTANKAGNKFQLS; encoded by the coding sequence atggtTTCTACCGCtacatttttcttttttgtttacttAACCCTTTTCGTAGTGATAGGTTTCTTCTCCTCATTATTCATAATACCCTTATTGGGCATTTCCTTTGTGTTTGCCATTGGCGTGGTATCATTTGGCTTCTGCAGCAACATGAGTTTCAAAATGGCCCAACTCATTTATGTCCGAGCTGACGCcttcttgaaaaaagtcCTCGACAAAATGGCCCTACAAACACAGCCGGCACAACTACAGGAACCACAGGAGCCACTTTCCACATTAAGGCCAGTATCTAATCCAACTATTCCAAGCCCATTAAGACAAACGGCGCGCCCTTCTAAATTCGTCACCGAAGAAGATGTTATTTTCGAACCTGTTAGTGCTCAAAGCGCCATTGCCCGTTCATTAGAGACTACTGCTAATAAAGCGGGTAATAAGTTCCAGCTCTCTTAA